The proteins below come from a single Gimesia alba genomic window:
- a CDS encoding pentapeptide repeat-containing protein: MDREKALSLLLGGAEGIQTWNQIRSSSSSGLVSGNDTLESINLRGVDWQGALLLEADLRRVDLTDSDLRQAILYHANLEGACLEGSNLSQCDLIGANLSNANLRNARLDKADLGISVLSGADLRNANFKAANLAAVDLRNGNCDGTEFCLANLRRARLDGSSFIATDLRDAIMEDVTITDAKFMDLTGYPRPPKRLRLNQDGTEVLVGEAAHRYFQPPAVVEVFLTELLSDEEIACYHIHMAELHLRKVAISVAVVGVRSVQNGSILRFQAPDTEMIYQALPDLLAPFRMAKAIDWLNSFSNQSKESQSHMIGSLIKAETKKASSRWRFAERMAEVFRGYRKARVYQIQEGSSRGIRIDIYTNYKIADKLAREGLPDVWDGRGKLLISTGDHTDIHVGDENMRDKYEVVQAGAVGPRATVNNSEFHQIWAQQSKEVEVSRLAEDLAVLREAMKRESNSASHDVSIGEIAAAEKATHAGDGPRAIEHLKKAGIWAFEISKKIGVEVAIAMIKAAQGI, encoded by the coding sequence GTGGATAGGGAAAAAGCACTTTCACTTTTGCTGGGGGGCGCGGAAGGAATACAGACCTGGAATCAAATACGGTCAAGCTCCTCAAGTGGTTTAGTTTCTGGAAACGACACTCTAGAATCAATAAACTTGAGAGGTGTCGACTGGCAGGGGGCTCTTCTTCTGGAGGCTGATCTGAGGAGAGTCGATCTGACGGATTCAGACTTACGACAGGCGATTCTATATCATGCCAACCTGGAAGGAGCGTGCCTTGAAGGCTCTAATTTATCGCAGTGTGATTTAATTGGAGCAAACTTGAGCAATGCCAATCTGAGAAATGCGCGGCTCGATAAAGCTGATCTGGGAATCTCTGTATTGTCTGGAGCCGACCTTCGTAATGCAAATTTTAAAGCAGCAAATCTTGCAGCCGTCGATTTACGTAACGGTAATTGTGATGGAACTGAGTTTTGTCTCGCCAATCTTCGCCGGGCTCGCCTGGATGGATCATCATTCATTGCAACAGATCTGAGAGATGCGATCATGGAAGATGTGACGATCACAGACGCAAAATTTATGGATTTGACCGGATATCCAAGACCTCCAAAGAGATTACGCTTAAATCAAGATGGGACTGAAGTATTAGTTGGAGAAGCTGCTCACAGATATTTCCAACCTCCAGCTGTGGTGGAGGTATTTTTGACAGAACTTCTCAGTGATGAAGAGATAGCCTGCTACCACATTCACATGGCAGAATTACATCTTCGGAAAGTTGCGATTTCGGTTGCTGTCGTTGGGGTCAGGTCAGTACAAAACGGATCGATCTTGCGGTTTCAGGCACCAGATACAGAAATGATCTATCAAGCATTACCAGATTTATTAGCCCCTTTTCGTATGGCGAAGGCAATTGATTGGTTGAATTCTTTTTCGAATCAATCGAAAGAATCACAATCACATATGATTGGCTCACTGATAAAGGCAGAGACAAAGAAAGCATCTTCCCGATGGCGATTTGCTGAGCGGATGGCGGAAGTATTCAGAGGTTACCGGAAAGCGAGGGTGTACCAAATACAGGAAGGAAGTAGTCGAGGGATTCGAATTGACATTTACACTAACTATAAGATCGCCGATAAACTGGCACGCGAAGGCTTGCCAGATGTCTGGGATGGCCGTGGAAAATTATTAATCAGTACGGGAGATCATACAGATATTCATGTGGGAGATGAAAATATGCGAGATAAATATGAGGTCGTTCAGGCTGGCGCAGTAGGTCCGCGTGCTACTGTAAATAATTCAGAATTTCATCAAATATGGGCTCAACAGTCAAAAGAAGTGGAAGTATCACGCCTCGCTGAAGATCTTGCAGTCTTGCGGGAAGCAATGAAACGTGAATCGAATTCAGCATCACATGACGTTTCAATTGGTGAGATTGCAGCGGCTGAAAAAGCTACGCATGCAGGTGATGGTCCTAGAGCAATTGAGCATCTGAAAAAAGCTGGGATTTGGGCATTTGAGATTTCGAAAAAAATCGGAGTGGAAGTTGCAATCGCTATGATAAAGGCGGCCCAGGGGATCTAG
- a CDS encoding glycosyltransferase family 4 protein produces MSSPSPQIGFVSTRFGVNTDISVESVKWAQVLWDHYFTSYWYAGELERDPNISMIVPEADFLHPDVLSINERAFGKQHRDAQLNKMILELAEYLKRTLYEFVNKFSLDLLIIENALSIPVHIPLGLAIREFISETDFPAVAHHYDFIWEHERFAINAIDDLLADTFPPSLPSLQHVTINSIAQEELALRRSEPSVLVPSVLDFEQPIVDQNGVNINSELYKNFRSDIGLEPDDILFLQPTQIVPRKGIEDSINMIAKLNNQKCKLVVTGSAIDGDVEADGEYFPALQDLALNAGVDLRFVSSLISDYDRENEKGERIYSKWAAYENADLIMFPSSHENLGNTILEAVFFRKPIVVKRFQVFQRDFEPKGFRMIQIDSFLSESAVNGIRQVLNDPAYCKSMVDHNYNLANHYFSYSTLRRKLHSLVTGLVDPELSTAFQSKWN; encoded by the coding sequence ATGTCATCACCATCGCCTCAAATTGGATTTGTCTCGACTCGATTTGGTGTAAATACCGACATTTCGGTGGAAAGCGTAAAGTGGGCACAAGTGCTATGGGACCATTACTTCACAAGCTACTGGTATGCAGGTGAATTAGAGCGTGATCCCAATATATCAATGATCGTTCCAGAAGCAGACTTTCTACATCCAGATGTTCTCTCAATTAACGAACGTGCATTTGGGAAGCAGCACCGTGATGCCCAATTAAACAAAATGATTCTTGAGCTGGCGGAGTATCTGAAAAGGACTCTATATGAGTTTGTAAATAAGTTTTCTCTCGATTTATTAATCATTGAAAATGCCTTGAGCATTCCTGTTCACATTCCATTAGGGCTGGCGATCAGAGAGTTCATTTCTGAAACTGACTTTCCCGCAGTGGCCCATCACTATGATTTTATCTGGGAACATGAGCGTTTCGCAATTAATGCCATAGATGATCTATTGGCAGACACGTTTCCTCCATCATTACCGTCTCTTCAGCACGTGACAATTAACAGTATTGCTCAGGAAGAATTGGCACTGCGTCGAAGCGAACCCTCGGTTCTTGTTCCTTCTGTTCTTGATTTTGAGCAACCAATTGTGGATCAAAACGGCGTTAATATAAATTCAGAGCTATACAAAAACTTTAGAAGTGACATCGGTCTTGAACCTGATGATATTCTTTTTTTACAACCGACACAAATTGTACCTCGAAAGGGAATCGAAGATTCCATCAACATGATTGCCAAATTGAATAATCAAAAATGTAAGCTTGTGGTAACAGGTTCTGCAATAGATGGGGATGTAGAAGCAGATGGTGAATATTTCCCAGCGTTACAGGACTTGGCATTAAACGCTGGTGTTGATTTACGGTTCGTTTCCAGTCTGATTAGTGACTATGATCGAGAGAATGAAAAAGGGGAGAGGATTTATTCTAAATGGGCAGCATATGAGAATGCAGATCTGATCATGTTTCCGAGTTCTCACGAAAATTTAGGGAATACAATTTTAGAGGCGGTGTTTTTTAGAAAGCCCATCGTTGTGAAACGATTCCAAGTGTTTCAACGCGATTTTGAGCCAAAAGGATTTAGGATGATTCAAATAGATTCATTTCTCTCTGAATCTGCAGTTAATGGGATTCGTCAAGTACTTAATGATCCTGCGTATTGTAAATCTATGGTAGACCACAATTATAATCTGGCCAATCACTATTTCAGTTATTCGACTCTCAGACGTAAGTTGCACTCTCTGGTGACCGGGTTAGTTGATCCTGAGTTGAGTACAGCGTTTCAGTCGAAGTGGAATTAG
- a CDS encoding sulfatase family protein encodes MQVRFFVFILIGCLFSPGWVQAEKTGPNILFILTDQWRAPSLGYAGNEQVQTPHIDELARQSVNFQNAVSGCPVCCPFRASLLTGQRPLTHGVFLNDVQLPEKSVTIAEVMAGSGYATGFIGKWHLDGRGRSAFTPPERRQGFQFWRALECTHNYNKSFYYGDSPERQTWEGYDAFAQTRVARQYIRDQSKAGQPFVLFMSYGSPHNPYHTAPPEYQRLYQPEKIKLRPNVPKDQQAAAKKELAGYYAHCTALDDCVGDLMATLKEAGIDQNTIVVFTSDHGDMLHSHGEIRKQKPWDESLRVPMLFRLNGAEHGKGRTVDSPINSEDLMPTLLGLCELTIPQTVEGLDYSGYLRGGKNPSDGATVITCPSPFGEWQRSRGGKEYRGLRTARYTYVRDLNGPWLLYDNETDPYQQNNLCNDPESAPLQTRLDAALNKKLAAQGDQFLHGSKYIDQFGYKVNPKTGTVPYTN; translated from the coding sequence ATGCAGGTTCGTTTTTTTGTTTTCATTCTGATCGGCTGTCTGTTTTCTCCCGGCTGGGTCCAGGCGGAAAAAACAGGCCCCAATATTCTCTTCATTCTCACCGATCAATGGCGGGCTCCCTCGCTCGGTTATGCGGGCAATGAGCAGGTCCAGACGCCCCACATCGATGAACTCGCCAGACAGAGTGTTAACTTTCAAAATGCCGTTTCCGGGTGTCCCGTCTGCTGTCCCTTTCGGGCGTCCTTGCTGACCGGTCAGCGGCCGTTGACCCACGGGGTCTTTCTGAACGATGTGCAGCTGCCGGAGAAATCGGTCACGATTGCTGAGGTGATGGCCGGTTCGGGATATGCGACCGGGTTCATTGGGAAATGGCACCTGGATGGCCGGGGCCGCTCGGCTTTCACACCGCCGGAGCGTCGACAGGGATTTCAATTCTGGCGGGCGCTGGAATGCACGCATAATTACAACAAATCGTTCTACTACGGCGACTCGCCCGAACGACAGACCTGGGAAGGTTACGACGCGTTCGCCCAGACGCGGGTAGCCCGGCAGTACATCCGTGACCAGTCAAAAGCGGGCCAGCCGTTTGTGTTGTTCATGTCGTACGGCTCGCCGCACAACCCATATCATACGGCTCCCCCGGAGTACCAGCGTCTGTATCAGCCGGAGAAAATTAAGTTGCGCCCCAATGTGCCGAAAGACCAGCAGGCAGCCGCGAAAAAAGAACTCGCCGGTTACTATGCCCACTGTACCGCGCTGGACGACTGTGTCGGCGACTTGATGGCGACACTCAAAGAAGCAGGCATCGACCAAAACACCATCGTGGTCTTCACCTCCGATCACGGCGACATGCTGCATTCCCACGGAGAGATCCGCAAACAGAAACCGTGGGACGAATCACTGCGGGTACCGATGCTGTTCCGCTTAAACGGAGCAGAGCATGGGAAAGGCCGCACCGTCGATTCGCCCATCAATTCGGAAGACCTGATGCCGACGCTGTTAGGCTTATGCGAACTCACAATTCCCCAAACGGTGGAAGGGCTTGATTACAGCGGCTATCTGCGCGGCGGCAAAAATCCGTCCGATGGGGCGACGGTCATCACCTGCCCTTCCCCCTTCGGTGAATGGCAACGGAGCCGGGGCGGAAAAGAGTATCGAGGCTTGAGAACCGCCCGTTACACTTATGTGCGCGATCTCAACGGCCCCTGGTTATTGTACGACAACGAGACAGACCCGTATCAGCAGAACAACCTGTGCAACGATCCCGAGTCGGCCCCGTTGCAGACCCGACTCGATGCAGCACTAAATAAAAAACTGGCCGCCCAGGGAGACCAGTTTTTGCATGGCAGCAAGTACATTGACCAGTTTGGTTACAAGGTCAACCCGAAAACAGGGACGGTACCTTATACGAATTGA
- a CDS encoding AraC family transcriptional regulator — MQKPPGIMMSNEVLKALAQAVERHSATNKVSSTPIPELKLSCFSAPTELTSLVYEPCLCIIAQGAKEVLLAGESYQMDPAQFLLVSVDLPVDARVVQATPDTPYLGLQISLDPRVVGELLADGSEVTTPGPSERGLAVTTVESHLLTSLTRLVDLLDTPRDIRPLAPLILREITYRVLTGPQGLRLRQIALAGAPAYRIARAIRWLKDHFADPLRIESLADHVGMSNSAFHQHFKNVTAMTPLQYQKRMRLQEARNLMLSEKLEAAEAAFRVGYESPSQFSREYRRMFGAPPRQDVATLSTDYSAEF, encoded by the coding sequence ATGCAGAAACCACCGGGGATCATGATGAGCAATGAAGTATTGAAAGCACTGGCGCAGGCCGTTGAGCGACATTCAGCCACGAACAAGGTGAGCAGTACTCCCATTCCCGAATTGAAACTCTCCTGCTTCTCGGCTCCCACAGAACTGACATCCCTGGTCTACGAACCCTGCCTGTGCATCATCGCACAAGGCGCCAAGGAAGTACTGCTGGCCGGAGAGTCTTATCAGATGGATCCCGCGCAGTTTCTCCTTGTGTCGGTGGACTTGCCGGTCGATGCCCGCGTGGTCCAGGCTACACCTGATACGCCTTATTTAGGACTGCAAATCTCACTCGACCCGAGAGTCGTCGGCGAGCTCCTGGCGGATGGATCAGAAGTGACGACTCCCGGACCATCGGAACGCGGCCTGGCTGTGACAACAGTCGAATCACATCTTCTTACTTCGTTGACGCGTCTGGTCGACCTGCTCGACACCCCTCGAGACATTCGTCCCTTAGCCCCGTTAATACTCCGTGAGATCACCTATCGTGTATTAACCGGCCCGCAAGGTTTGCGTCTGCGTCAGATTGCACTGGCAGGAGCTCCGGCTTACCGGATCGCCCGAGCCATTCGTTGGCTGAAAGACCACTTCGCGGATCCGTTGCGAATTGAATCACTGGCTGACCACGTGGGAATGAGCAATTCCGCGTTTCACCAGCACTTTAAAAATGTGACAGCAATGACGCCGCTGCAATACCAGAAACGGATGCGTTTACAGGAAGCGCGGAACTTAATGCTCAGTGAAAAGCTGGAAGCGGCTGAAGCTGCGTTCCGCGTCGGTTATGAAAGTCCGTCCCAGTTCAGCCGGGAGTACCGACGGATGTTTGGTGCGCCTCCGCGGCAGGATGTGGCAACCCTGTCGACTGACTACTCTGCGGAATTTTGA
- a CDS encoding zinc ribbon domain-containing protein YjdM: MSDLPNCPECNFEYTYEDRGMLVCPECGHEWSQAAAENAPTGPVVKDANGNVLQNGDTITVIKDLKVKGSSTVVKVGTKVKNIRLVEGDHDIDCKIPGIGAMGLKSEFVKKA, translated from the coding sequence ATGAGCGATTTACCAAACTGCCCGGAATGCAATTTTGAATACACGTACGAAGACCGGGGCATGCTGGTCTGTCCCGAATGCGGACACGAATGGAGCCAGGCAGCCGCAGAGAACGCCCCCACCGGTCCCGTCGTCAAAGACGCCAACGGCAACGTACTGCAAAACGGCGACACGATCACCGTCATCAAAGACCTGAAAGTGAAAGGCTCGTCCACCGTCGTCAAGGTCGGCACGAAAGTCAAAAACATCCGCCTGGTCGAAGGCGACCACGACATCGACTGCAAAATCCCCGGCATCGGCGCCATGGGTCTCAAATCAGAATTCGTGAAGAAAGCTTAG